In a single window of the Bacillus clarus genome:
- a CDS encoding DUF1572 domain-containing protein encodes MDIGKEYLECAISNFKGMQKQGERTLSQLSYEQISWSPHEEANSIAIIMKHLHGNMRSRWTDFLTSDGEKIDRNRDSEFEEGYASKEEALIAWQEGWEYVFNTLTGLTSEHILQKVYIRGEAHTVMQAIERQISHYSLHIGQIIYIGKMLKEKEWGCLSIPKGQSNRYLQK; translated from the coding sequence ATGGACATTGGGAAAGAATATTTAGAATGTGCAATTTCAAATTTCAAAGGAATGCAAAAACAAGGAGAAAGAACTCTCTCTCAATTATCTTACGAGCAAATAAGTTGGTCACCTCATGAAGAAGCGAATAGCATTGCGATTATTATGAAACACTTACATGGAAATATGCGTTCAAGATGGACTGATTTTTTAACGTCTGATGGGGAAAAAATAGATCGGAATCGAGATAGTGAGTTTGAGGAAGGGTATGCTTCAAAGGAAGAAGCGCTTATAGCATGGCAGGAAGGCTGGGAATATGTTTTTAACACATTGACAGGCCTAACCTCTGAACATATTTTGCAAAAAGTATATATTCGAGGAGAAGCACACACTGTCATGCAAGCGATTGAAAGACAAATCTCTCATTACTCTTTGCATATTGGACAAATCATTTACATTGGTAAAATGTTAAAAGAAAAGGAATGGGGCTGTTTAAGTATTCCGAAGGGACAGTCTAATCGTTATTTGCAAAAATGA
- the spoIIP gene encoding stage II sporulation protein P — protein sequence MNRGFFYVKLTSVRKLILFVIITMLATFFLISMMVTSMKETKSAYLYNWLNELSMNGYMYVLGKENHYFTQEYRNLNQNFSISSFLFSMATNIRFNDVRSFVGKELPGFGKYDTEIVIAGEGTNYSNLPIESSVPLEEVVKERTGETGQVPKIDTNKDKKQPAQTTGKRQVAFIYHSHSWESYLPVLNLTNDPDPNKATSSVTNISILGDRFREQLEGEGIGAVNDKTDVGKKLISKGLNSNSSYKLSREIVQEAMTGNKELQYFFDLHRDSARKNVTTKAIGDKSYAKLAFVIGKGNKNYEKNLQLATALHEAINKKYPGVSRGVIQKGFQSGNGVYNQDLSGQAILIEVGGVDNTEEELNRSVDALAKAFSEYFWQAEKVNG from the coding sequence ATGAATCGAGGCTTTTTCTACGTGAAATTAACAAGTGTGCGTAAGTTAATTTTATTCGTTATTATTACGATGTTAGCGACTTTTTTTCTTATTAGTATGATGGTAACCTCAATGAAAGAGACGAAGTCAGCATATTTATATAATTGGTTGAATGAGCTATCGATGAACGGATATATGTATGTGCTTGGAAAAGAGAATCATTATTTTACACAGGAGTATCGGAATTTGAATCAAAATTTTTCAATTTCTTCATTTCTATTTTCAATGGCAACGAATATTCGGTTTAATGATGTGCGTAGTTTTGTAGGGAAAGAACTTCCGGGATTCGGAAAATATGATACAGAAATTGTTATAGCTGGTGAGGGAACAAATTACTCCAACTTACCGATTGAATCGAGTGTTCCGCTTGAAGAAGTAGTAAAAGAACGGACTGGAGAAACTGGACAAGTCCCTAAAATAGATACAAATAAAGATAAGAAGCAACCAGCTCAAACGACAGGAAAAAGACAAGTTGCTTTCATTTATCATTCACATAGCTGGGAATCTTATTTACCTGTATTAAATTTAACGAATGATCCAGATCCAAATAAAGCGACGAGTTCGGTAACGAATATTTCCATACTTGGAGACCGCTTTCGTGAACAATTAGAAGGCGAAGGGATTGGTGCTGTGAATGATAAAACCGATGTTGGTAAAAAATTGATTAGCAAAGGATTGAATAGTAATAGTTCTTATAAGTTGTCTCGAGAAATTGTGCAGGAAGCTATGACAGGTAATAAAGAACTGCAATACTTCTTTGATTTGCACCGTGATAGTGCTCGTAAAAATGTCACAACGAAAGCAATTGGAGATAAATCGTATGCAAAGCTTGCTTTTGTAATTGGTAAAGGAAATAAAAATTACGAAAAAAACTTACAGTTAGCAACTGCTTTGCATGAAGCGATTAATAAAAAATATCCTGGAGTGAGCCGAGGGGTTATACAAAAAGGCTTTCAATCAGGGAATGGTGTTTACAATCAAGATTTATCAGGACAAGCGATTTTGATTGAAGTTGGGGGTGTAGATAATACAGAAGAGGAATTAAATCGATCAGTTGATGCTCTTGCTAAAGCATTTAGTGAATACTTTTGGCAAGCTGAGAAAGTGAATGGATAA
- a CDS encoding GNAT family N-acetyltransferase: MIREIRVEDAALFLQLSKQLDEETKFMLYEPGERKTTVEQQEKMIERFIDNDHSIIFVAVADDRVVGFILANGNSLQRKKHVATIVIGILQEYGGRGIGTALFKEVEKWARLHGVWRLELTVMAHNTRAQALYSKAGFEQEGVKKASLIIDGKDIDEYEMAKLLK, from the coding sequence ATGATTCGAGAAATTCGAGTAGAAGATGCAGCATTATTTTTGCAATTAAGCAAACAATTGGATGAAGAAACGAAATTTATGCTATATGAGCCAGGGGAACGTAAAACGACAGTAGAGCAACAGGAAAAGATGATAGAGCGCTTTATCGACAATGATCACTCTATAATATTTGTAGCGGTTGCAGATGATAGAGTAGTAGGGTTTATTTTAGCTAATGGAAATAGTCTACAAAGAAAGAAACATGTTGCAACAATTGTAATTGGTATTTTACAAGAATATGGCGGCAGAGGTATTGGAACAGCTTTGTTTAAAGAAGTAGAGAAATGGGCAAGATTACATGGTGTATGGCGTTTAGAATTAACGGTAATGGCCCATAATACAAGAGCTCAGGCACTATATAGCAAAGCTGGTTTCGAACAAGAAGGTGTCAAAAAAGCTTCTCTAATCATCGATGGAAAAGATATTGATGAGTATGAAATGGCCAAATTATTAAAATAA
- a CDS encoding M15 family metallopeptidase — MKKRWTLLGIVVAALIIGVAGMNYKLYKDKQAQEVNTGTIFPKAKETVASMEGDIAVVNNPNSTLVLVNKSRRLPDGYKPQDLVIPKVRYSSEGDQEKKKMREEAAVALEEMFQQGDRERIFLFAVSGFRSFDRQKALNTMYKKQDGEAKTAMSSAVPGTSEHQTGLAMDITSQSAKFQLETVFGDTKEGKWLSQNAHKFGFVIRYTKEKESVTGYRYEPWHVRYVGNPQATYLYENQLTLEEVAQ, encoded by the coding sequence ATGAAAAAAAGATGGACACTACTTGGTATCGTAGTAGCTGCTTTGATTATTGGAGTAGCAGGAATGAATTATAAGTTGTATAAAGATAAGCAAGCGCAAGAGGTAAATACGGGTACTATATTTCCAAAAGCAAAAGAAACGGTTGCTTCTATGGAGGGGGACATCGCAGTTGTGAATAATCCTAATTCGACACTTGTACTTGTGAATAAAAGTAGGCGTTTGCCAGATGGGTATAAGCCGCAAGATTTAGTCATTCCGAAAGTACGCTACTCAAGCGAAGGAGATCAAGAGAAGAAAAAGATGAGGGAAGAGGCAGCGGTCGCACTCGAAGAAATGTTTCAACAAGGAGATCGAGAGCGGATTTTTCTTTTTGCAGTCTCTGGATTTCGGTCTTTTGATCGACAGAAAGCATTAAATACGATGTATAAAAAGCAAGATGGAGAAGCAAAAACAGCGATGTCTAGTGCAGTCCCAGGAACGAGTGAACATCAAACAGGACTTGCAATGGATATTACATCGCAATCTGCTAAATTTCAGTTAGAAACTGTTTTTGGTGATACGAAAGAAGGAAAATGGCTTTCTCAAAATGCACATAAGTTTGGTTTTGTTATTCGGTATACGAAAGAGAAAGAATCCGTTACCGGATATCGGTATGAACCGTGGCATGTACGATATGTGGGAAATCCGCAAGCTACATATTTATATGAAAATCAACTTACGCTTGAAGAAGTAGCACAGTAA
- a CDS encoding NUDIX hydrolase: MTMLYKKKVYAYITREKEGVMQLLVFKHRDIQEAGVQVPGGTVDEGETLEAAILREVQEESGLRHLCIESFLADYIIHVKEKQEYQKRHFFHVSLLTDVKDTWEHIVSAGEEDQGLTFSYQWIDIAKCPELAGKQGEFLHLLEKIYVK; the protein is encoded by the coding sequence ATGACGATGTTATATAAGAAAAAGGTATACGCATATATTACAAGAGAAAAAGAAGGGGTTATGCAATTACTCGTGTTTAAACATCGTGATATACAAGAGGCTGGGGTGCAAGTACCTGGTGGTACAGTTGATGAAGGGGAAACATTAGAAGCTGCGATTTTACGTGAAGTACAAGAAGAATCGGGTTTGCGTCATTTATGTATAGAGAGTTTCCTAGCGGATTATATCATACATGTGAAAGAAAAACAGGAATATCAAAAACGCCACTTTTTCCATGTATCTTTACTAACAGACGTAAAGGATACGTGGGAACATATAGTAAGTGCAGGAGAAGAAGATCAAGGTTTAACATTTTCTTATCAATGGATTGATATTGCAAAATGCCCTGAATTAGCAGGTAAACAGGGAGAGTTTTTACATTTGTTAGAAAAGATATATGTAAAATAA
- a CDS encoding NfeD family protein: protein MAGWVIWFIIAGILFIAEMLSITFYMLWLGIGAVVGGLIALFAPDALFLQVVVGATVSLTLTFFTKRISKNFREAKGFTDAVDKLVGKKGIIMQAITSEVNGIVKVDGDTWTAIADAPIDAGEKIVVIKRHSTILQVKKESE, encoded by the coding sequence ATGGCTGGATGGGTAATTTGGTTTATTATTGCTGGTATTTTATTTATCGCGGAAATGTTATCTATTACGTTTTACATGCTTTGGCTTGGAATTGGAGCTGTTGTCGGAGGTCTTATCGCATTATTTGCTCCAGATGCATTGTTTTTACAAGTTGTTGTCGGTGCGACTGTGAGCTTAACGTTGACGTTCTTTACAAAAAGGATCTCTAAAAACTTTCGAGAAGCAAAAGGTTTTACTGATGCAGTAGATAAACTTGTCGGTAAAAAAGGAATTATTATGCAAGCGATTACAAGTGAAGTGAACGGTATTGTGAAAGTGGATGGAGATACTTGGACAGCTATTGCAGATGCTCCTATTGATGCTGGAGAAAAAATCGTTGTTATAAAGAGGCATAGTACTATATTACAAGTGAAAAAGGAGAGTGAATAA
- a CDS encoding SPFH domain-containing protein, protein MVALTLTIIFALIVVTFVALTIKIIPQQKVGVVERFGKFQRIMQPGLNLLIPIVDRVRVYHDLRIQQTNVPPQKVITKDNVQVEIDTIIFYQIVEPELATYGISNYEYGVRNITSATMRQIIGKMELDETLSGREKISTEIRLALDEATEKWGVRIERVEVVDINPPKDVQASMEKQMKAERNKRAIILEAEAAKQDKVLRAEGEKQSKILMAEGDKEARIREAEGIKEAKELEAQGEARAIEEIAKAEQNRIELLRAADLDERVLAYKSFESLAEVAKGPANKVFIPSNAIETLGTLGAIGEIFKEKQAKKLPSTDTSKEQ, encoded by the coding sequence ATGGTAGCATTAACGTTAACGATTATTTTCGCACTAATTGTAGTTACATTTGTTGCATTAACAATTAAAATTATTCCTCAGCAAAAAGTTGGGGTCGTTGAACGATTTGGTAAATTTCAGCGTATTATGCAGCCAGGATTAAATTTATTAATACCGATTGTAGATCGAGTTCGCGTATATCATGACTTACGTATTCAACAAACGAATGTACCACCGCAAAAGGTAATTACCAAAGATAATGTACAAGTAGAAATAGACACTATTATTTTCTATCAAATTGTTGAACCAGAACTTGCGACATACGGTATTTCAAACTATGAATACGGTGTTCGTAACATTACTTCTGCAACGATGCGTCAAATTATTGGTAAAATGGAACTTGATGAAACTTTGTCAGGTCGTGAAAAAATTTCAACAGAAATTCGCTTAGCGCTTGATGAAGCAACAGAAAAATGGGGCGTTCGTATTGAACGTGTTGAAGTTGTCGATATTAACCCGCCAAAAGATGTGCAAGCATCAATGGAAAAACAAATGAAAGCAGAACGAAATAAACGTGCGATCATTTTAGAAGCTGAAGCAGCAAAACAAGATAAAGTACTTCGGGCTGAAGGGGAAAAACAAAGTAAAATTTTAATGGCTGAAGGGGATAAAGAAGCACGTATTCGAGAAGCTGAAGGTATAAAAGAAGCAAAAGAATTAGAAGCGCAAGGGGAAGCAAGAGCGATTGAGGAAATCGCAAAAGCAGAACAAAATCGAATTGAATTACTTCGTGCAGCAGATTTAGATGAGCGCGTACTTGCTTATAAATCATTTGAATCATTAGCAGAAGTTGCAAAAGGGCCAGCAAATAAAGTCTTCATTCCATCGAATGCGATTGAAACGCTTGGTACTCTCGGAGCGATTGGTGAAATCTTTAAAGAAAAACAAGCGAAAAAATTGCCTTCAACTGATACATCAAAAGAACAATAA
- the spoIIP gene encoding stage II sporulation protein P → MYKEGDTLKKHATRIRGKNLIFLLFSYAFVVIVIASIVTTLLHTMKSYYANQWSGKVSMQGFIQMLENENRYFGFDYFKINKRESVGSLLFSIATDLKIRDLRTFVGKEVPGMSKYYSNIIVAGEGTDYTNIPNESSVPIEEITKEREVAKEKVTEAEKKNPVQKNNGTKKGESAVYIYHTHSWESFYPLLPGTENPSSPDVNVSLLGERLKEQLEGQGIPVLHDKTNMGDLLANKKWKWYQAYKASHGYVKEALAQNDKIMFPIDIHRDDQRKAVTTKVINGKSYARLYFIIGMENEGRAANEKIARAINSYLDDNYYGLSRGIFPKYKKDGNGVYNQDLSKNAMLIEVGGVDNTLDELYNTIDVLTEAFSKYYWDAEKVNR, encoded by the coding sequence ATGTATAAAGAAGGTGATACATTGAAAAAGCATGCAACTCGTATACGTGGAAAGAATTTAATATTTTTACTTTTTTCATATGCATTTGTAGTGATAGTAATCGCATCCATTGTGACTACACTTTTACATACAATGAAATCTTATTACGCGAATCAATGGTCCGGAAAAGTATCGATGCAAGGATTTATTCAAATGTTAGAAAATGAAAATCGTTATTTCGGATTTGATTATTTCAAAATAAATAAGCGAGAATCAGTTGGAAGTTTACTATTTTCTATTGCGACGGATTTAAAAATAAGAGATTTAAGAACATTCGTCGGTAAAGAAGTACCAGGTATGTCAAAGTACTATTCTAATATTATCGTAGCTGGAGAAGGGACAGACTATACGAATATCCCAAATGAATCTAGTGTACCGATCGAAGAAATAACGAAAGAACGTGAAGTAGCCAAAGAGAAAGTTACAGAAGCAGAAAAGAAGAATCCTGTTCAGAAAAATAATGGAACAAAAAAGGGTGAAAGTGCAGTATATATTTATCATACACATAGTTGGGAGTCTTTTTATCCGTTACTACCAGGAACGGAAAATCCATCGAGTCCTGATGTGAACGTTTCACTTTTAGGAGAGCGTTTGAAAGAGCAATTAGAAGGACAAGGAATCCCGGTTTTACACGATAAAACGAATATGGGTGATTTGCTAGCGAACAAAAAATGGAAATGGTATCAAGCGTATAAAGCATCTCACGGATACGTAAAAGAAGCACTAGCACAAAACGATAAAATTATGTTTCCGATTGATATTCATCGTGATGATCAACGAAAGGCCGTGACGACAAAAGTAATTAACGGGAAATCTTATGCAAGATTATATTTTATAATTGGAATGGAAAACGAAGGGCGCGCTGCAAATGAAAAGATTGCAAGGGCGATCAATTCCTATTTAGATGACAACTATTACGGATTAAGTAGAGGGATTTTTCCGAAGTATAAAAAGGATGGAAATGGAGTTTATAATCAAGATTTATCTAAAAATGCAATGTTAATTGAAGTTGGTGGTGTTGATAATACGTTAGATGAATTATATAACACTATTGACGTATTAACTGAGGCGTTTAGCAAGTACTATTGGGATGCAGAGAAAGTGAATAGGTGA
- a CDS encoding 4-hydroxyphenylacetate 3-hydroxylase family protein, which yields MAIRTGEQYIEGLRAKNPEIWIGGRKVTDVVNEEVFREPILQIANLYDMQHNPEYQDKITHICEETGERVSNAFLVPKNYEDLKARRELFEVWAKATFGLMGRTPDFLNVTVTSMASNAWFFEKFDPEWGANIKNYYKHIRDNDLFLTHAIINPQNDRSKASHQQEDETMHLGVVSETKEGMYVSGAKMLATLAPITDEVIIYSYPSFKPGDERHAISFAVPIDAPGLRILCREPMQDGKRSLFDHPLASRFEEMDALLVFHDVFIPWDKVFIYQSVEAGNQLYPKTGIGHQPAHQSGVRGLVKLSFVAEVAIKLADSIGVDGFLNVQNQLAELMQDVETIRALLQVAEYEYETNPYGEAIPARLPLDTIRSLLPRMYPRAIEIIQTIGAGGLLMSPTGADFMNPEIQDDMHKYYIGREGVSSEERVRLFKLAWDLCGEAFGQRLLQYERYYSGDPVRKMGMFYNAHKKQHSLSLVNNALQSSSSETALS from the coding sequence ATGGCAATTAGAACAGGGGAACAGTATATTGAAGGATTACGAGCAAAAAATCCTGAGATTTGGATTGGAGGAAGAAAAGTAACAGATGTGGTGAATGAAGAGGTTTTTAGGGAACCAATTTTACAAATTGCTAACTTATATGATATGCAGCATAATCCAGAATATCAAGATAAGATTACTCATATATGCGAAGAGACCGGAGAAAGGGTTTCGAATGCATTTTTAGTGCCGAAAAATTATGAGGACTTAAAAGCGCGTCGTGAATTATTTGAAGTGTGGGCAAAGGCTACCTTTGGTTTAATGGGGAGAACACCAGACTTTTTAAATGTCACAGTTACTTCAATGGCAAGTAATGCTTGGTTTTTTGAGAAATTCGATCCAGAATGGGGCGCGAATATAAAAAATTATTATAAGCATATAAGGGATAACGATTTATTTTTAACACATGCAATTATTAATCCACAAAACGATCGGAGTAAAGCTTCTCATCAACAAGAAGATGAAACAATGCATTTAGGTGTGGTAAGTGAAACGAAGGAAGGGATGTATGTTAGTGGTGCTAAAATGTTAGCGACACTTGCACCGATTACAGATGAGGTAATCATTTATTCCTACCCAAGTTTTAAACCAGGTGATGAGCGTCATGCAATTTCTTTTGCAGTTCCAATCGATGCACCGGGATTAAGGATTCTTTGTCGTGAGCCAATGCAAGATGGAAAACGTTCTTTATTTGATCATCCACTTGCATCAAGGTTTGAAGAAATGGATGCATTACTTGTATTTCACGATGTGTTTATCCCATGGGATAAAGTATTTATTTATCAAAGTGTAGAAGCTGGAAATCAATTGTATCCTAAAACTGGAATTGGTCATCAGCCAGCACATCAATCCGGAGTAAGAGGATTAGTTAAACTGTCTTTCGTAGCTGAAGTAGCTATAAAGCTAGCCGATTCAATAGGTGTGGATGGATTTTTAAATGTACAAAATCAGTTAGCAGAACTTATGCAGGATGTAGAAACAATTCGTGCTCTCTTGCAAGTAGCTGAATATGAATATGAAACGAATCCATATGGAGAGGCTATTCCTGCAAGGTTGCCACTTGATACAATACGTAGCTTATTACCTAGAATGTATCCGAGGGCTATCGAGATTATTCAAACCATTGGTGCGGGTGGGCTATTGATGTCACCAACAGGTGCTGATTTTATGAATCCAGAGATTCAAGATGACATGCATAAATATTATATTGGGCGTGAAGGAGTATCTTCTGAAGAGCGTGTTCGCTTATTTAAATTAGCTTGGGATTTATGCGGTGAAGCTTTTGGACAACGCTTATTACAATATGAGCGTTATTACTCGGGGGATCCGGTTCGTAAAATGGGCATGTTTTATAATGCGCATAAAAAACAGCACTCTCTGTCGCTTGTGAACAATGCTTTGCAATCGAGTTCATCTGAAACCGCATTAAGTTAA
- a CDS encoding IclR family transcriptional regulator yields MIASSSKICKILNCFTSEDPVLGNSEISGKLNMNPSTVHHLVRTLCEEGMLIQDEQRKYRLGWKLLEWGNQVMFQQEIYSGAIPIVEDLVRNFNGTVHIGMFDRGDVVFILKVSSKDSVQISTHVGSREPAYCTSTGKVLLSFNPSPLEYTSEKGLLPRAPNTITCMKRFQAELQTIRKQGYSTSDNENEHGLYGIAAPIRSYTGRTIAALNIVGPISYMQGSNRQVMIQSVMNTANLISKEFGYLEI; encoded by the coding sequence TTGATTGCTTCTAGCAGTAAGATTTGTAAAATTCTAAATTGTTTCACAAGTGAAGATCCGGTACTGGGGAATTCTGAAATTTCAGGTAAATTAAATATGAATCCAAGTACAGTTCATCATCTTGTTCGTACATTGTGTGAAGAAGGAATGCTCATTCAAGATGAGCAAAGGAAATATCGTCTAGGTTGGAAACTGCTAGAGTGGGGAAATCAAGTAATGTTTCAGCAAGAGATTTATAGTGGAGCAATTCCAATTGTAGAAGATCTGGTAAGGAATTTTAATGGAACTGTGCATATTGGTATGTTTGATCGTGGAGATGTTGTATTTATTTTGAAAGTTTCATCAAAGGATTCCGTTCAAATTTCAACTCATGTTGGATCAAGAGAGCCTGCGTATTGTACAAGTACAGGAAAAGTCCTTCTTTCGTTTAATCCTTCTCCTTTAGAATATACTTCAGAAAAGGGACTTTTGCCACGAGCACCAAATACAATTACTTGTATGAAGCGATTTCAGGCAGAATTACAAACGATCCGTAAGCAAGGTTATTCGACTAGTGATAATGAAAATGAACATGGGCTATATGGGATTGCGGCTCCTATTCGATCTTACACGGGGAGAACGATTGCGGCACTTAATATTGTGGGACCTATTTCGTATATGCAAGGAAGTAATCGTCAAGTCATGATTCAAAGTGTGATGAATACGGCAAATTTGATTTCAAAGGAATTTGGTTATTTGGAAATTTAA
- a CDS encoding FAD synthetase family protein, giving the protein MRIIYIHEHCIPEFTKSIVSIGAFDGVHKGHQSVIRNAVEKAKELKITNVVYTFDPPPRSYFQGAKVLTPIDEKLKRFQNLGVEHVIVIRFDEIYVTKRASHFIQELQSLCPVEICVGQDFRFGKNREGDIELLRKYFNISIVEAICCEEGERISSTRIRKHVFQGELQKSESLLGWPIKTI; this is encoded by the coding sequence GTGAGAATCATTTATATACATGAGCACTGTATACCTGAATTTACTAAATCGATTGTCTCGATTGGTGCTTTTGATGGCGTGCATAAAGGGCATCAGAGCGTGATTAGAAATGCGGTGGAGAAAGCAAAAGAATTAAAGATTACAAATGTCGTGTATACATTTGATCCGCCACCACGTTCTTATTTTCAGGGAGCTAAAGTATTAACACCGATCGATGAGAAATTAAAGCGATTTCAGAATCTAGGTGTTGAACATGTCATTGTAATCCGTTTTGATGAGATATATGTAACAAAAAGGGCGAGTCATTTTATTCAAGAGTTACAAAGTTTATGTCCTGTAGAAATTTGTGTCGGTCAAGATTTTAGATTTGGAAAAAATCGTGAAGGTGATATAGAGCTCCTAAGGAAATATTTTAATATTTCTATAGTTGAAGCGATTTGCTGTGAAGAAGGAGAGCGAATATCTTCAACGAGAATTAGGAAGCATGTATTTCAAGGAGAATTGCAGAAATCTGAATCTTTATTAGGATGGCCTATTAAAACGATATAA
- the nbaC gene encoding 3-hydroxyanthranilate 3,4-dioxygenase: protein MSKTLQSFNLLKWIDENKELLKPPVNNKVIWQDSEFIAMILGGPNRRRDFHVDPSDEFFYQIKGECYVECITEEGKREVVTVKEGDVFMLPAMVPHSPHRVANTYGLVIERKRNQGELEDFVWFCDECNHEMHRVRVQLNDIEKQVKEAIHSFNSNKEIRACKNCGHIMPEEVEEWKCE, encoded by the coding sequence ATGTCAAAAACATTACAATCTTTTAATTTATTGAAATGGATCGATGAAAATAAAGAATTGCTAAAGCCCCCGGTAAATAACAAGGTGATTTGGCAAGATTCAGAGTTTATTGCCATGATTTTAGGTGGTCCAAATAGAAGACGCGATTTCCATGTAGATCCTTCGGACGAGTTTTTCTACCAAATTAAAGGTGAATGTTATGTGGAATGTATTACGGAGGAAGGAAAGCGTGAAGTTGTTACAGTCAAAGAAGGCGATGTATTTATGCTACCGGCTATGGTACCTCATTCACCTCATCGTGTTGCAAACACATACGGACTAGTAATTGAAAGAAAACGTAACCAAGGAGAACTGGAGGACTTTGTTTGGTTCTGTGATGAGTGTAATCATGAAATGCATCGTGTACGTGTTCAATTAAATGATATAGAGAAACAAGTGAAAGAAGCAATTCATAGTTTTAATTCCAATAAGGAAATTCGTGCATGTAAAAATTGTGGTCATATTATGCCAGAAGAAGTGGAGGAATGGAAATGCGAGTAG
- a CDS encoding amidohydrolase family protein encodes MRVDFHTHIIPETFPDFEEKFGGGRWPILNRTCTCGATIMVGGKNFRDVTDQVWCPEKRIEDMNREGVDIQVLSPIPVTFSYWAKPEQAESMARIQNDFIAETVLAYPGRFVGLGTVPMQDGETAIREMERCITELNLHGIEIGTNVNGKNLDDPSFIEFFRMAEKWQVPIFIHPWETLGRDRMPHHNFMYTVGMPSETALAAATLICSGIMEKFPRLKICFAHGGGSFPYILPRLDQGWKVWPHLRLTTHPPSYYAKKFYFDSLNYDPLNLKYMIERFGHEKIFMGSDYPFLLREVDPGKVIDETLGLSEEQKEAMLGGNAAGFLNIEIKKRGVAYAESTNTRE; translated from the coding sequence ATGCGAGTAGATTTCCATACACATATTATTCCTGAAACATTTCCAGATTTTGAAGAAAAGTTTGGTGGTGGCCGGTGGCCGATATTAAATCGGACTTGTACATGTGGTGCAACTATTATGGTTGGAGGAAAGAATTTTCGTGATGTGACAGATCAAGTATGGTGTCCTGAGAAAAGAATTGAAGATATGAACCGTGAAGGTGTTGATATACAAGTTTTATCGCCAATTCCTGTTACATTTTCCTATTGGGCAAAACCAGAACAGGCTGAAAGTATGGCACGTATTCAAAATGATTTTATTGCAGAAACAGTTTTAGCATATCCAGGGCGTTTTGTTGGATTAGGAACGGTTCCGATGCAAGATGGAGAAACTGCGATTCGTGAGATGGAACGTTGCATAACGGAATTAAATTTACATGGTATTGAAATTGGTACAAATGTGAATGGGAAAAATTTAGATGATCCATCGTTCATTGAATTTTTCCGGATGGCTGAAAAGTGGCAAGTTCCAATTTTTATCCATCCGTGGGAAACGTTGGGGCGTGATAGAATGCCGCACCATAATTTTATGTATACAGTCGGTATGCCAAGTGAAACGGCGCTTGCAGCAGCTACGCTTATATGTAGTGGGATAATGGAGAAGTTTCCACGGTTAAAAATTTGTTTTGCTCATGGTGGTGGATCTTTTCCGTATATTTTGCCACGGCTAGATCAAGGGTGGAAAGTGTGGCCACATTTGCGGCTGACTACGCATCCGCCTAGTTATTACGCAAAGAAATTTTATTTTGATTCTTTAAACTACGATCCTCTTAACCTGAAGTATATGATTGAGAGGTTTGGACATGAAAAGATTTTTATGGGATCGGATTATCCCTTTTTACTACGAGAAGTTGATCCAGGTAAAGTAATTGATGAGACACTTGGTTTATCTGAGGAACAAAAGGAAGCGATGCTTGGTGGAAATGCCGCGGGCTTTTTAAATATTGAGATAAAAAAAAGAGGTGTAGCATATGCAGAAAGTACAAACACCCGAGAATAA